From Pseudarthrobacter equi, a single genomic window includes:
- a CDS encoding LacI family DNA-binding transcriptional regulator, whose product MQKQPTIRDVAQAAGVSVAVVSRVLNPGSGPVAALTRSKVSDAMETLGYHPRTAARELKHGPPTTLGLLLADVSNPFFAHLADLVVQEAHSRGIQVLLMTTQEDDRLESERLATLIERRVSGIIATPTGNNLEIWKKLQDLGTGVVFVDRSIPEMPEVDVVSINNVESARSATALMAAHGHRRIAIISGPATSTTGRDRVAGYQEALREAGLAEDRTLIRSAAFRGTSGGDAVTALLNLQDRPTALVVANTAQVTAVLRRLAHAGISIPDELSVVVFEDSPWTELMTPPLTIIRQPIDMLARHSVQLALSNANGTTTGKPTTVRVDAELVERSSVVAPKTA is encoded by the coding sequence GTGCAGAAGCAACCGACGATCCGGGATGTTGCCCAAGCCGCCGGCGTGTCCGTCGCCGTCGTATCCCGGGTCCTCAATCCCGGCTCAGGTCCCGTTGCGGCACTGACGCGAAGCAAGGTCAGCGACGCAATGGAAACCCTCGGCTACCATCCCAGAACAGCCGCCAGGGAACTGAAGCACGGTCCTCCAACCACCCTCGGACTCCTGCTCGCAGACGTTTCCAATCCTTTCTTTGCCCACTTGGCCGACCTGGTAGTGCAAGAAGCCCACTCCCGCGGCATCCAGGTGCTTCTGATGACGACTCAGGAGGATGACCGGCTGGAGTCCGAACGCCTCGCGACGCTGATCGAACGCAGGGTCAGCGGCATCATTGCGACGCCGACCGGCAACAACCTTGAAATCTGGAAGAAGCTACAGGACCTGGGCACCGGTGTGGTCTTCGTCGACCGCTCAATCCCGGAAATGCCGGAAGTTGATGTCGTGAGCATCAACAACGTTGAGTCTGCCCGGTCGGCGACGGCTCTCATGGCTGCCCACGGGCACCGTCGAATTGCCATCATCTCCGGACCCGCCACCTCCACAACGGGGCGCGACCGGGTCGCCGGCTACCAGGAGGCACTGAGGGAAGCTGGTCTGGCCGAGGACCGTACGCTGATCCGGTCCGCCGCGTTCCGAGGAACTTCGGGCGGCGATGCCGTCACGGCCCTGCTCAATCTCCAAGATCGGCCCACGGCCCTCGTGGTGGCTAATACCGCTCAGGTCACCGCAGTGCTGCGCCGTCTCGCACATGCCGGAATCTCCATCCCGGACGAGCTTTCCGTCGTCGTGTTCGAGGATTCCCCGTGGACAGAACTGATGACTCCGCCGCTGACGATCATTCGGCAGCCTATCGACATGCTGGCCAGACACTCCGTGCAACTGGCGCTCTCCAACGCCAACGGGACAACCACCGGAAAACCAACGACAGTCCGCGTCGACGCTGAGCTCGTCGAACGGTCCAGCGTCGTAGCGCCCAAGACAGCCTAG
- a CDS encoding NAD(P)H-dependent oxidoreductase — MNLHQLLSDREQEGRPIRVGLIGAGRYGTMYLAQANNIPGVHVVAIADINVKRAEGAFDLVGWPKNQIAPDIATALRDRTTTIVANADELFEVDIDVIVEATGNPIVGVKHALRAIETKKHIIMVTVEADALAGPALAKRAEAAGVVYSMAYGDQPALIMELVDWARTSGFDVVCAGKGAKFLEHYHEMNPDNVWENWEFSKELTDSGQLNPNMHTSFRDGTKASIEMAAVANGAGLVPSDTGLTFTPGDVEEIATICRPADVGGVLAHEGTVDVMSSVKRDGTWIPHNTQEGVFVVVKATNAYVSGCFTEYPWHPDPTGQYAALYRPYHYVGLELNMSIANAALRGIATGSPIGFFGDVVATAKKDLKAGEFLDGEGGYTVWGQLVSAKHSVATGALPVALAHHVELRNDVAKGGIVGWDDVIMDDSLAQALELRRETEALVSESKINA, encoded by the coding sequence ATGAACCTTCACCAGCTTCTCAGTGACCGCGAGCAGGAAGGTCGCCCCATCCGGGTTGGCCTGATCGGTGCAGGCCGTTACGGCACCATGTACTTGGCCCAGGCGAACAACATCCCAGGCGTCCACGTCGTCGCCATCGCCGACATCAACGTCAAGCGCGCCGAGGGGGCCTTCGACCTGGTCGGCTGGCCGAAGAACCAGATTGCCCCGGACATCGCGACCGCCTTACGGGACCGCACCACAACCATCGTGGCTAACGCGGACGAGCTCTTCGAAGTCGATATCGACGTCATCGTTGAAGCAACGGGCAACCCCATCGTCGGTGTGAAGCACGCGCTGCGGGCGATTGAAACGAAGAAGCACATCATCATGGTCACCGTCGAGGCCGATGCCCTGGCAGGGCCCGCCCTGGCCAAGCGTGCGGAGGCAGCCGGCGTTGTCTACTCCATGGCGTACGGTGACCAGCCGGCCCTCATCATGGAACTTGTCGACTGGGCGCGGACCAGCGGCTTCGACGTTGTCTGCGCCGGCAAGGGCGCAAAGTTCCTCGAGCACTATCACGAGATGAACCCGGACAACGTGTGGGAGAACTGGGAGTTCTCCAAGGAACTCACGGATTCCGGACAGCTGAACCCGAACATGCACACCTCTTTCCGTGACGGCACCAAGGCGTCCATCGAGATGGCCGCCGTTGCCAACGGTGCCGGGCTGGTGCCTTCCGACACCGGGCTAACGTTCACTCCGGGGGACGTCGAAGAGATCGCCACCATCTGCCGGCCAGCCGATGTCGGGGGAGTCCTCGCCCATGAAGGCACCGTCGACGTCATGTCCAGCGTCAAGCGCGACGGCACCTGGATCCCGCACAACACTCAGGAAGGCGTGTTCGTCGTGGTGAAGGCAACGAACGCCTACGTTTCGGGCTGCTTCACCGAGTACCCGTGGCACCCGGACCCCACAGGCCAGTACGCCGCGCTCTACCGCCCTTACCACTACGTGGGCCTGGAACTGAACATGTCCATCGCCAACGCGGCCCTCCGCGGGATCGCCACAGGTTCGCCTATCGGGTTCTTCGGCGACGTTGTGGCGACAGCAAAGAAGGACCTCAAGGCCGGTGAATTCCTCGACGGTGAAGGCGGATACACGGTTTGGGGCCAGTTGGTTTCGGCCAAGCACTCCGTCGCAACCGGCGCCCTTCCCGTTGCTTTGGCCCACCATGTGGAACTGCGAAATGACGTAGCCAAGGGCGGGATCGTCGGCTGGGACGACGTCATCATGGACGATTCCCTGGCCCAGGCACTGGAGCTCCGCCGGGAAACCGAAGCGCTCGTCTCGGAATCCAAAATCAACGCCTGA